One genomic segment of Synchiropus splendidus isolate RoL2022-P1 chromosome 16, RoL_Sspl_1.0, whole genome shotgun sequence includes these proteins:
- the ptpn21 gene encoding tyrosine-protein phosphatase non-receptor type 21 isoform X2, with amino-acid sequence MPLPFGFKLKRTRRYTVSSKSCLVTRIQQLNGEFVEFTLSVESTGQECLEAVAQRLELREITFFSLWYFNKQNQQRWIDLEKPLKKQLDKYGLESTVYFGVVFYIPSVAQLQQEITRYQYYLQLKKDVLEGRISCSLDQAVRLASLAVQADFGDFNRYDSQEFLQKFVLFPIDWIQDEREREEATQKVALLYQSFRGLPAPEAEMLYMQDVEKMEGYGHETFPAKDSTGTDVTLGSCLDGIFVKHKNGRPPLLFRWNEINNMTHNRSFFALELANREETVQFQTEDMETSKYVCRMCLARLKFYKINKSSLQTQPTVVNTVRRRSSTRIPLPSPQGYMMPPPQMHYNGHFTEPYTSSQDNLYMNNQNGYFYHSQTSLDCSPLDYGGGGRLRNGSVYSAHSTSSLTNPQHYLQPSPMSSNPSITSDITRPDYVPSHRHSALIPPSYRATPDYESVMRQKNRGVGGGMVLSQEHRQSHSLRNLNIGNSYAYSRPDPLVYSQPEIRGEHGGVSQQQHYPFHLGFSFHSPSPYPYPAERRPVVGAVSVPELTNVQLQQAQDYPAPNIMRTQVYRPPPPYPYAHPRPANSTPDLTHHLYVSSSNPDLIVTRRVHHSVQTFQEDSLPVAHSLQEVSEPLYRGPPHRNPHHVQKRNSIEVAGLAHSLEGMRLKERTVSSSTAEPAAPQPGLHAGCSQGSQLSTFLERTKTNDRGDMKDNVHYGHKKSLSDATMLVHSSGEEEEFEEDTGRCTPMLHDAMAVISEPKTPSFATLSSQQHTPIEPPPAYPIGSILDPAVAASIVYKVHPLIQESEPLYLRPDFRQPRIMPSVSEGDLSGQAKLKTKKDFKKRPVSDVPPTKKTVEGLPPPGMKKGQRSEGKKMGPLKAAFLNGLSASRLPLQQEVKDEPEMASNDERCKVLELHMERGELLKEYESIPKRRPGGECTVALLPESGDKNRFQDVLPYDDTRVELVPTKENNTGYINASHIKITVAGQDWNYIATQGPLSNTCQDFWQLVWEQGISIIAMVTAEEESGREKSFRYWPRLGSRHNTVTYGRFKITTRFRTESGCYATTGLKIKHLLTGQERTLWHLQYTDWPDHGCPEDFKGFLTYLEEIQSVRRHTNSISDPKNTNLPVLVHCSAGVGRTGVVILSEVMIACLEHNEILDVRSYLSKLRDQRMMMVQTLSQYTFIYKVLIQYLRNSRLI; translated from the exons ATGCCCTTGCCATTTGGCTTCAAACTCAAAAGGACTAGAAGGTATACAGTTTCAAGCAAGAGCTGTCTTGTCACTCGGATCCAGCAACTGAATGGAGAGTTTGTGGAGTTCACGCTGTCAGTGGAGAGCACTGGGCAGGAATGTTTGGAGGCAGTTGCTCAGAGACTGGAGTTAAGAGAG ATAACCTTCTTCAGTCTGTGGTACTTCAACAAGCAGAACCAGCAGCGATGGATCGATCTGGAGAAGCCGCTGAAAAAGCAACTGGACAAGTATGGGCTGGAGTCAACGGTTTACTTTGGAGTTGTGTTTTACATCCCCAGTGtggctcagctgcagcaggaaatCACAAG ATATCAGTATTACCTTCAGCTCAAGAAGGATGTTCTGGAAGGCCGCATCTCGTGCTCTTTGGACCAAGCTGTCCGATTGGCTAGCCTCGCAGTGCAAG CGGACTTTGGGGACTTCAATCGCTACGATTCACAGGAATTCCTCCAGAAGTTTGTGTTGTTCCCCATT GACTGGATTCAGGATGAGCGAGAGCGTGAGGAGGCGACTCAGAAAGTGGCCCTTCTTTACCAGTCCTTCAG GGGTTTGCCAGCACCTGAGGCGGAGATGCTCTACATGCAAGATGTTGAAAAGATGGAAGGTTACGGACATGAAACATTTCCAGCCAAG GACAGTACTGGCACCGATGTGACACTGGGATCCTGCCTTGATGGCATCTTTGTAAAGCACAAGAACGGCAGGCCGCCTCTTCTGTTTAG GTGGAATGAAATCAACAACATGACTCACAACAGATCCTTTTTTGCCCTGGAGTTGGCCAACAGAGAGGAGACTGTTCAGTTCCAGACC gAAGACATGGAAACATCCAAGTATGTGTGTCGGATGTGCTTGGCCAGACTGAAATTTTACAAGATTAATAAAAGCAGCCt TCAAACACAGCCCACAGTTGTGAACACAGTGAGAAGACGGTCGTCCACAAGAATACCGCTG CCAAGTCCTCAGGGCTACATGATGCCCCCTCCTCAAATGCACTACAATGGCCATTTCACAGAGCCTTACACATCATCTCAAG ACAACCTGTACATGAACAATCAGAATGGTTACTTCTATCACTCTCAAACGAGTCTAGACTGCTCACCCCTGGACTATGGCGGCGGAGGCCGTCTACGTAATGGCAGCGTGTACAGCGCTCACAGCACCAGCTCACTGACTAACCCCCAGCACTATCTTCAGCCCTCGCCGATGTCGTCCAACCCTTCCATCACGAGCGACATCACCAGGCCGGACTACGTCCCCTCACATCGTCACAGTGCTCTCATTCCTCCTTCATACAGAGCTACTCCAGACTACGAGTCCGTGATGAGGCAGAAGAACAGGGGCGTCGGTGGGGGAATGGTTTTGTCTCAGGAACATCGACAGAGCCACTCGCTGAGAAACCTAAATATTGGAAACTCTTACGCCTACAGCAGGCCAGACCCTCTAGTTTACAGTCAGCCTGAGATTCGGGGGGAGCACGGGGGAGtctcgcagcagcagcactatcCTTTTCATCTGGGATTCAGCTTCCACAGCCCGTCCCCGTATCCCTACCCTGCGGAGAGGAGGCCTGTGGTGGGGGCAGTGAGTGTCCCGGAGCTCACTAATGTCCAGCTGCAGCAAGCCCAAGACTATCCAGCCCCAAACATAATGCGGACGCAAGTTTACAGACCCCCTCCACCATACCCGTACGCCCACCCACGGCCTGCTAACAGCACGCCAGACCTGACACATCACCTGTacgtcagcagcagcaaccCAGATTTGATCGTCACACGTCGCGTCCACCACTCAGTCCAGACCTTCCAAGAAGACAGTTTGCCCGTGGCTCACTCTCTTCAGGAAGTTTCCGAGCCTCTGTACCGAGGCCCTCCACACAGAAACCCTCATCACGTTCAGAAGCGTAATTCTATAGAGGTAGCGGGTCTGGCACACAGTCTGGAGGGGATGAGGCTGAAAGAACGGACTGTGTCCTCCTCAACGGCCGAACCAGCCGCACCTCAGCCAGGCCTGCATGCAGGTTGTTCTCAGGGATCCCAGCTCAGCACTTTCTTGGAGCGAACAAAGACCAACGACCGAGGTGACATGAAGGACAACGTTCACTACGGCCACAAAAAATCCCTCTCTGATGCCACCATGCTGGTGCACAGCAgcggtgaggaagaggagtttGAAGAAGACACTGGGCGTTGCACTCCTATGCTGCACGATGCGATGGCAGTCATTTCCGAGCCAAAAACTCCCAGCTTTGCTACCCTCTCCTCTCAGCAGCACACCCCTATCGAGCCCCCGCCGGCTTACCCTATCGGTTCCATTCTGGATCCGGCTGTAGCTGCCTCCATAGTTTACAAGGTCCACCCGCTGATCCAGGAGAGCGAGCCGCTGTACCTGCGGCCTGATTTCCGGCAGCCCAGGATCATGCCCTCGGTGTCTGAGGGAGACCTCAGTGGCCAAGCTAAACTGAAAACCAAGAAAGACTTCAAGAAGAGACCTGTGTCTGACGTTCCTCCGACGAAGAAGACGGTGGAAGGGTTGCCACCTCCG GGCATGAAGAAAGGACAGAGGTCGGAGGGGAAGAAGATGGGcccactgaaggctgccttcctCAACGGTCTGTCTGCGTCCCGCCTGCctctgcagcaggaagtgaaggaTGAGCCGGAGATGGCGTCCAATGACGAGAGG TGCAAAGTGCTGGAGCTGCACATGGAGCGAGGCGAGCTCCTGAAAGAGTACGAGAGCATCCCAAAGCGACGCCCCGGAGGAGAGTGCACGGTGGCGCTGCTGCCAGAGAGCGGAGACAAGAACCGCTTCCAGGACGTGTTGCCGTACGACGACACTCGAGTGGAGCTGGTTCCCACCAAAGAGAACAACACGGGTTACATCAACGCGTCGCACATCAAA ATCACTGTAGCCGGGCAGGACTGGAACTACATCGCCACACAAGGTCCACTTTCTAACACATGCCAGGACTTTTGGCAGTTGGTGTGGGAGCAGGGCATCTCCATCATCGCCATGGTTACAGCAGAGGAG GAGAGCGGACGGGAGAAGAGCTTCAGGTACTGGCCTCGACTCGGCTCGCGGCACAACACGGTCACTTACGGCCGCTTTAAGATCACCACACGGTTCCGCACCGAGTCCGGCTGTTACGCCACCACCGGGCTGAAGATCAAGCACCTCCTGACGGGTCAGGAGCGGACGCTTTGGCACCTGCAGTACACAGACTGGCCCGATCACGGGTGTCCCGAAGACTTCAAAGGCTTTCTCA CGTACCTGGAGGAGATCCAGTCGGTGCGGAGACACACCAACAGCATCAGTGACCCAAAGAACACCAACCTCCCTGTCCTGGTCCACTGCAGCGCTGGAGTGGGGCGGACCGGCGTGGTCATCCTGTCAGAGGTCATGATCGCCTGTTTAGAGCACAATGAG ATTTTGGACGTGAGATCGTATCTGTCGAAGCTCCGTGaccagaggatgatgatggtccaGACCTTGTCCCAGTACACCTTCATCTACAAAGTCCTGATCCAGTACCTCAGGAACTCCAGGCTCATCTGA
- the ptpn21 gene encoding tyrosine-protein phosphatase non-receptor type 21 isoform X1, giving the protein MPLPFGFKLKRTRRYTVSSKSCLVTRIQQLNGEFVEFTLSVESTGQECLEAVAQRLELREITFFSLWYFNKQNQQRWIDLEKPLKKQLDKYGLESTVYFGVVFYIPSVAQLQQEITRYQYYLQLKKDVLEGRISCSLDQAVRLASLAVQADFGDFNRYDSQEFLQKFVLFPIDWIQDEREREEATQKVALLYQSFRGLPAPEAEMLYMQDVEKMEGYGHETFPAKDSTGTDVTLGSCLDGIFVKHKNGRPPLLFRWNEINNMTHNRSFFALELANREETVQFQTEDMETSKYVCRMCLARLKFYKINKSSLEECDPLPSEGSQKSLLNLSFPRFPMLTRPTLPSNKGQTQPTVVNTVRRRSSTRIPLPSPQGYMMPPPQMHYNGHFTEPYTSSQDNLYMNNQNGYFYHSQTSLDCSPLDYGGGGRLRNGSVYSAHSTSSLTNPQHYLQPSPMSSNPSITSDITRPDYVPSHRHSALIPPSYRATPDYESVMRQKNRGVGGGMVLSQEHRQSHSLRNLNIGNSYAYSRPDPLVYSQPEIRGEHGGVSQQQHYPFHLGFSFHSPSPYPYPAERRPVVGAVSVPELTNVQLQQAQDYPAPNIMRTQVYRPPPPYPYAHPRPANSTPDLTHHLYVSSSNPDLIVTRRVHHSVQTFQEDSLPVAHSLQEVSEPLYRGPPHRNPHHVQKRNSIEVAGLAHSLEGMRLKERTVSSSTAEPAAPQPGLHAGCSQGSQLSTFLERTKTNDRGDMKDNVHYGHKKSLSDATMLVHSSGEEEEFEEDTGRCTPMLHDAMAVISEPKTPSFATLSSQQHTPIEPPPAYPIGSILDPAVAASIVYKVHPLIQESEPLYLRPDFRQPRIMPSVSEGDLSGQAKLKTKKDFKKRPVSDVPPTKKTVEGLPPPGMKKGQRSEGKKMGPLKAAFLNGLSASRLPLQQEVKDEPEMASNDERCKVLELHMERGELLKEYESIPKRRPGGECTVALLPESGDKNRFQDVLPYDDTRVELVPTKENNTGYINASHIKITVAGQDWNYIATQGPLSNTCQDFWQLVWEQGISIIAMVTAEEESGREKSFRYWPRLGSRHNTVTYGRFKITTRFRTESGCYATTGLKIKHLLTGQERTLWHLQYTDWPDHGCPEDFKGFLTYLEEIQSVRRHTNSISDPKNTNLPVLVHCSAGVGRTGVVILSEVMIACLEHNEILDVRSYLSKLRDQRMMMVQTLSQYTFIYKVLIQYLRNSRLI; this is encoded by the exons ATGCCCTTGCCATTTGGCTTCAAACTCAAAAGGACTAGAAGGTATACAGTTTCAAGCAAGAGCTGTCTTGTCACTCGGATCCAGCAACTGAATGGAGAGTTTGTGGAGTTCACGCTGTCAGTGGAGAGCACTGGGCAGGAATGTTTGGAGGCAGTTGCTCAGAGACTGGAGTTAAGAGAG ATAACCTTCTTCAGTCTGTGGTACTTCAACAAGCAGAACCAGCAGCGATGGATCGATCTGGAGAAGCCGCTGAAAAAGCAACTGGACAAGTATGGGCTGGAGTCAACGGTTTACTTTGGAGTTGTGTTTTACATCCCCAGTGtggctcagctgcagcaggaaatCACAAG ATATCAGTATTACCTTCAGCTCAAGAAGGATGTTCTGGAAGGCCGCATCTCGTGCTCTTTGGACCAAGCTGTCCGATTGGCTAGCCTCGCAGTGCAAG CGGACTTTGGGGACTTCAATCGCTACGATTCACAGGAATTCCTCCAGAAGTTTGTGTTGTTCCCCATT GACTGGATTCAGGATGAGCGAGAGCGTGAGGAGGCGACTCAGAAAGTGGCCCTTCTTTACCAGTCCTTCAG GGGTTTGCCAGCACCTGAGGCGGAGATGCTCTACATGCAAGATGTTGAAAAGATGGAAGGTTACGGACATGAAACATTTCCAGCCAAG GACAGTACTGGCACCGATGTGACACTGGGATCCTGCCTTGATGGCATCTTTGTAAAGCACAAGAACGGCAGGCCGCCTCTTCTGTTTAG GTGGAATGAAATCAACAACATGACTCACAACAGATCCTTTTTTGCCCTGGAGTTGGCCAACAGAGAGGAGACTGTTCAGTTCCAGACC gAAGACATGGAAACATCCAAGTATGTGTGTCGGATGTGCTTGGCCAGACTGAAATTTTACAAGATTAATAAAAGCAGCCt aGAGGAGTGTGACCCCCTGCCCTCTGAGGGGTCCCAGAAGTCCCTTCTGAATCTATCTTTCCCTCGTTTTCCAATGCTCACTCGTCCCACTCTGCCTTCTAATAAGGG TCAAACACAGCCCACAGTTGTGAACACAGTGAGAAGACGGTCGTCCACAAGAATACCGCTG CCAAGTCCTCAGGGCTACATGATGCCCCCTCCTCAAATGCACTACAATGGCCATTTCACAGAGCCTTACACATCATCTCAAG ACAACCTGTACATGAACAATCAGAATGGTTACTTCTATCACTCTCAAACGAGTCTAGACTGCTCACCCCTGGACTATGGCGGCGGAGGCCGTCTACGTAATGGCAGCGTGTACAGCGCTCACAGCACCAGCTCACTGACTAACCCCCAGCACTATCTTCAGCCCTCGCCGATGTCGTCCAACCCTTCCATCACGAGCGACATCACCAGGCCGGACTACGTCCCCTCACATCGTCACAGTGCTCTCATTCCTCCTTCATACAGAGCTACTCCAGACTACGAGTCCGTGATGAGGCAGAAGAACAGGGGCGTCGGTGGGGGAATGGTTTTGTCTCAGGAACATCGACAGAGCCACTCGCTGAGAAACCTAAATATTGGAAACTCTTACGCCTACAGCAGGCCAGACCCTCTAGTTTACAGTCAGCCTGAGATTCGGGGGGAGCACGGGGGAGtctcgcagcagcagcactatcCTTTTCATCTGGGATTCAGCTTCCACAGCCCGTCCCCGTATCCCTACCCTGCGGAGAGGAGGCCTGTGGTGGGGGCAGTGAGTGTCCCGGAGCTCACTAATGTCCAGCTGCAGCAAGCCCAAGACTATCCAGCCCCAAACATAATGCGGACGCAAGTTTACAGACCCCCTCCACCATACCCGTACGCCCACCCACGGCCTGCTAACAGCACGCCAGACCTGACACATCACCTGTacgtcagcagcagcaaccCAGATTTGATCGTCACACGTCGCGTCCACCACTCAGTCCAGACCTTCCAAGAAGACAGTTTGCCCGTGGCTCACTCTCTTCAGGAAGTTTCCGAGCCTCTGTACCGAGGCCCTCCACACAGAAACCCTCATCACGTTCAGAAGCGTAATTCTATAGAGGTAGCGGGTCTGGCACACAGTCTGGAGGGGATGAGGCTGAAAGAACGGACTGTGTCCTCCTCAACGGCCGAACCAGCCGCACCTCAGCCAGGCCTGCATGCAGGTTGTTCTCAGGGATCCCAGCTCAGCACTTTCTTGGAGCGAACAAAGACCAACGACCGAGGTGACATGAAGGACAACGTTCACTACGGCCACAAAAAATCCCTCTCTGATGCCACCATGCTGGTGCACAGCAgcggtgaggaagaggagtttGAAGAAGACACTGGGCGTTGCACTCCTATGCTGCACGATGCGATGGCAGTCATTTCCGAGCCAAAAACTCCCAGCTTTGCTACCCTCTCCTCTCAGCAGCACACCCCTATCGAGCCCCCGCCGGCTTACCCTATCGGTTCCATTCTGGATCCGGCTGTAGCTGCCTCCATAGTTTACAAGGTCCACCCGCTGATCCAGGAGAGCGAGCCGCTGTACCTGCGGCCTGATTTCCGGCAGCCCAGGATCATGCCCTCGGTGTCTGAGGGAGACCTCAGTGGCCAAGCTAAACTGAAAACCAAGAAAGACTTCAAGAAGAGACCTGTGTCTGACGTTCCTCCGACGAAGAAGACGGTGGAAGGGTTGCCACCTCCG GGCATGAAGAAAGGACAGAGGTCGGAGGGGAAGAAGATGGGcccactgaaggctgccttcctCAACGGTCTGTCTGCGTCCCGCCTGCctctgcagcaggaagtgaaggaTGAGCCGGAGATGGCGTCCAATGACGAGAGG TGCAAAGTGCTGGAGCTGCACATGGAGCGAGGCGAGCTCCTGAAAGAGTACGAGAGCATCCCAAAGCGACGCCCCGGAGGAGAGTGCACGGTGGCGCTGCTGCCAGAGAGCGGAGACAAGAACCGCTTCCAGGACGTGTTGCCGTACGACGACACTCGAGTGGAGCTGGTTCCCACCAAAGAGAACAACACGGGTTACATCAACGCGTCGCACATCAAA ATCACTGTAGCCGGGCAGGACTGGAACTACATCGCCACACAAGGTCCACTTTCTAACACATGCCAGGACTTTTGGCAGTTGGTGTGGGAGCAGGGCATCTCCATCATCGCCATGGTTACAGCAGAGGAG GAGAGCGGACGGGAGAAGAGCTTCAGGTACTGGCCTCGACTCGGCTCGCGGCACAACACGGTCACTTACGGCCGCTTTAAGATCACCACACGGTTCCGCACCGAGTCCGGCTGTTACGCCACCACCGGGCTGAAGATCAAGCACCTCCTGACGGGTCAGGAGCGGACGCTTTGGCACCTGCAGTACACAGACTGGCCCGATCACGGGTGTCCCGAAGACTTCAAAGGCTTTCTCA CGTACCTGGAGGAGATCCAGTCGGTGCGGAGACACACCAACAGCATCAGTGACCCAAAGAACACCAACCTCCCTGTCCTGGTCCACTGCAGCGCTGGAGTGGGGCGGACCGGCGTGGTCATCCTGTCAGAGGTCATGATCGCCTGTTTAGAGCACAATGAG ATTTTGGACGTGAGATCGTATCTGTCGAAGCTCCGTGaccagaggatgatgatggtccaGACCTTGTCCCAGTACACCTTCATCTACAAAGTCCTGATCCAGTACCTCAGGAACTCCAGGCTCATCTGA
- the fam98b gene encoding protein FAM98B: MECDILDSLEQLGYDGGLTEEQCLRKAAEEGLSSPEYVGLCHWLVSRLKPLCELEENITSGPEDLDSLRVELSGFLKELHCPCDVSRLLNGGKNTKDHLKILLFMTSELQAAQILKSRPSSEQEQSSEGLELRQICETLQLGSPAGQDGGDVISRIQNKVQETLKSHPKCSVGNPVLKKPLSHEQWEKLHKINTVLSSEYECRRRMLIKRLDVTIQSFGWSDRAKVRLDSMAKVYQPRRHSMRPQTTVGLAHLLAAREDICNVVKTSSGASREKTTCAVNKVQMGRVPDRGGRPSEIQAPPPEMPPWQKRQDGGGGWGGRGGRGGGGGGWGRGGGGWRGGGGGGGWGRGQHHGGKRGRYQY; encoded by the exons ATGGAGTGTGATATTTTGGATTCTCTGGAGCAACTTGG TTATGACGGAGGACTTACGGAGGAGCAATGTCTCCggaaagctgcagaagaagGCTTGTCCTCGCCGGAGTATGTGGGTCTGTGCCATTGGCTGGTGTCTCGATTGAAACCTCTCTGTGAGTTGGAGGAAAACATCACATCCGGTCCTG AGGACCTGGACAGTCTCAGGGTGGAACTCAGTGGTTTCCTGAAGGAGCTGCATTGCCCTTGTGATGTTTCACGGCTCCTTAACGGCGGCAAGAACACTAAAGACCATCTCAAGATTCTCC TGTTCATGACATCAGAGCTTCAAGCAGCTCAGATCCTGAAGAGCAGACCATCATCTGAGCAAGAGCAGAGCAGCGAAGGTCTTGAGCTACGGCAGATCTGCGAAACATTACAACTGGGGTCACCGGCGGGTCAGGACGGAGGTGATGTCATCTCTAGAATACAAAACAAG GTGCAGGAGACACTGAAGAGTCACCCAAAATGTTCAGTCGGAAACCCAGTTTTGAAGAAGCCACTCAGCCATGAGCAGTGG GAGAAGCTGCACAAGATAAACACAGTCTTGTCTTCTGAGTACGAGTGTCGACGTCGGATGCTGATCAAGAGGCTGGACGTGACCATCCAGTCGTTTGGATGGTCCGACAGAGCCAAG GTCCGGCTGGACAGCATGGCGAAGGTCTACCAGCCCAGGAGACACTCCATGAGGCCGCAGACCACCGTGGGCCTGGCCCATCTGCTGGCTGCCAGGGAGGACATCTGCAATGTTGTGAAGACCAGCAGCGGCGCCAGCAGAGAGAAGACGACGTGCGCCGTCAACAAG GTGCAGATGGGCAGAGTGCCGGACAGAGGAGGGAGACCCTCTGAGATCCAGGCTCCTCCGCCAGAGATGCCCCCCTGGCAGAAGAGACAGGACggagggggaggctggggaggAAGAGGGGGACGAGGAGGGGGCGGCGGCGGGTggggaagaggtggaggaggctggcgaggaggaggcggaggtggggggtggggtAGAGGGCAGCACCACGGAGGCAAAAGAGGACGGTACCAGTATTGA